GTTATTTATGTCCGGTAGGGGATGTTGATATGATGGCCGAGAAGGCGATCTATATCCTGTCTGATGAAGCGCGGCTTGAGAAATTCAGGAAGGGTGCAAGAAAGCGTGCGGAGATGTTTGACCTCCATGCCATACTACCAATGTACGAGGCGTTGTACAAAGGATTGCTGGAGAAGGCCGGCGTCTAACCCCCTACGCGTTTGACTTTGAAGCCGCGTGATGCCAGAAAATCCAGAATGGCATCCCTGAATTTCCCCTGGATGAAGATCTCACCATCCTTCACGCTTCCGCCTGTCGCGAATTTTGATTTGATCGATCTGGCCAGTTCCTGCAGTTCTGCATCCGTTCCCTGAAACCCTTTGATCAGGGTACCTGGCTTTCCCGCCCGGTGCTTTTTTTCGAAATGAACTTCCAGTAACTGATCTTCCGGTGCCACCGGTGTCTCATCACGTTCTTCTTCCGGCGGGGTGTAATCAGGGTTTGTTGAGTATACCAGTTGGCTGAAATCATTCAGGGTCTTCTTCTTTGCGGCCATAAGTATGTTCTTTCTGAAAAGATAAAATTAGCAGATTCTTCAACAATGGCAGTCAGGCATACAGTTTACCGAACGGCTCCTCCTGTATGCTGTTGCTGTATGCTGTTGCTGTTCTTCCTGTAGGTCATGGTATTATTGATCAGGTGGTTGTTGTATTGCTGAATGAATGCCTCCAGGTCCAGAAGGTTCTCATCCCTGACGGCATTTTGCTCTTGCCCCTTTTGGGTCATTGATTCCAGGGTATGCTGAATCACCTGTTCTTTTGTGATCCACTGGTAAACACCTTGTGTATAGGAGATGGCACCGTTCCGGTGATCTGCTGAAAACACGCTGGTGCCAAAACAGAAATAATTTTTTCGGCTAACCGTCAGATCCAGTATGCTCGGAAATACATCGATATGCTGGGTAATCGAAGCGAAGTTGGTGGGTAATGTTTGCCCAGGCATAAAATATAAAATAGGTACAGTAAATGCAC
The DNA window shown above is from Flavobacteriales bacterium and carries:
- a CDS encoding translation initiation factor yields the protein MAAKKKTLNDFSQLVYSTNPDYTPPEEERDETPVAPEDQLLEVHFEKKHRAGKPGTLIKGFQGTDAELQELARSIKSKFATGGSVKDGEIFIQGKFRDAILDFLASRGFKVKRVGG